One window of the Populus trichocarpa isolate Nisqually-1 chromosome 9, P.trichocarpa_v4.1, whole genome shotgun sequence genome contains the following:
- the LOC7463316 gene encoding protein NUCLEAR FUSION DEFECTIVE 4: MGDACKFALHAVDGRWFSVFASFLIMAGAGATYLFGTYSKDIKSTLGYDQTTLNLLGFFKDLGANVGVLSGLLAEVTPTWFVLVVGSAMNFAGYFMIWMSVTQRIAKPAVWQMCLYICIGANSQNFANTGALVTCVKNFPESRGVMLGMLKGFVGLSGAIFTQFYLAIYGTDSKSLILLIGWLPAALSVIFAYTVRERKPERQPNELKVFYQFLIVSIILALFLMAMNIVEKLVDFSKAAYAGSATVVCVMLFIPLIISIKEDWIQWNLKHQEGMKPATEATAEKKLDITPEVKSEISKEQEEKVQKSCFLTICNKPPRGEDYTILQALLSIDMLILFAATFCGLGASLTAVDNLGQIGESLGYPTKTIKSFVSLVSIWNFFGRVFAGFVSESLLVKYKMPRPLMMTFVLLLACVGYLLIAFPFSGSVYVASVITGFSFGAQLPLLFAIISELFGLKYYSTLFNCGQLASPLGSYILNVKVTGLLYDREAVKELAKKGLDRSAVKELVCIGVQCFRLPFIVLSAVTFSGALISLILVMRTRKFYSSDIYKKFREIHGVK; the protein is encoded by the coding sequence ATGGGTGACGCGTGCAAATTTGCTCTACATGCAGTAGATGGGAGATGGTTCTCTGTTTTTGCCTCCTTTTTGATCATGGCTGGAGCTGGTGCTACATATCTCTTTGGCACCTACTCCAAAGATATTAAATCCACTCTTGGTTATGACCAAACCACTCTCAATCTTTTAGGATTCTTTAAGGATCTCGGTGCTAATGTCGGGGTCCTTTCTGGACTTCTAGCTGAAGTTACACCAACATGGTTTGTGCTTGTGGTTGGTTCTGCCATGAACTTTGCAGGGTACTTCATGATTTGGATGTCTGTGACTCAGAGGATAGCCAAGCCTGCTGTTTGGCAGATGTGTTTGTATATTTGTATAGGTGCCAATTCCCAGAACTTTGCAAACACAGGAGCTCTTGTCACTTGTGTCAAGAACTTCCCTGAAAGTAGAGGGGTGATGCTGGGTATGTTGAAGGGTTTTGTGGGGTTAAGTGGAGCTATCTTTACACAATTTTACTTGGCCATCTATGGAACTGATTCGAAGTCTCTCATTCTTCTCATTGGGTGGCTCCCTGCTGCTCTGTCTGTGATTTTTGCTTACACAGTTCGGGAAAGGAAGCCAGAGAGGCAACCTAATGAGCTCAAGGTGTTTTACCAGTTTCTCATTGTGTCAATTATTCTAGCTTTGTTTCTCATGGCTATGAACATAGTTGAAAAACTTGTTGATTTCTCTAAAGCAGCCTATGCTGGAAGTGCTACTGTAGTTTGTGTTATGCTTTTTATACCTCTCATTATTTCCATCAAAGAGGATTGGATCCAATGGAACCTCAAGCATCAAGAAGGAATGAAACCTGCTACAGAGGCAACCGCTGAGAAGAAACTAGATATTACACCGGAGGTGAAGTCCGAAATCTCAAAAGAGCAAGAGGAGAAGGTTCAAAAATCTTGTTTCCTTACCATATGCAACAAGCCACCGAGAGGTGAAGACTACACAATCTTACAAGCACTTTTGAGCATCGATATGCTTATCTTATTTGCTGCAACATTTTGTGGCCTTGGTGCAAGCTTAACAGCAGTGGACAACTTGGGCCAAATTGGTGAATCGCTAGGATATCCAACTAAAACTATCAAATCCTTTGTTTCACTAGTGAGCATATGGAATTTTTTTGGAAGGGTCTTTGCTGGATTTGTTTCTGAAAGCTTACTAGTGAAGTACAAGATGCCTCGTCCATTGATGATGACATTTGTTCTCCTCTTGGCATGCGTAGGCTACCTCCTCATTGCCTTCCCCTTCTCAGGTTCAGTCTATGTAGCATCAGTGATTACGGGGTTTTCATTCGGTGCACAATTGCCATTGCTATTCGCTATAATCTCCGAGCTCTTTGGACTCAAGTACTACTCTACACTGTTCAATTGTGGACAATTAGCAAGTCCTCTTGGCTCATATATACTTAACGTCAAGGTCACTGGGTTGTTATATGACAGAGAAGCAGTGAAAGAGCTAGCAAAGAAGGGCCTGGATAGATCAGCGGTAAAGGAATTAGTCTGCATTGGGGTCCAGTGTTTCAGGCTACCATTCATAGTTTTGTCTGCTGTGACATTTTCTGGTGCTCTTATTTCTCTGATTCTGGTGATGAGGACAAGGAAGTTTTACAGCAGTGATATATACAAAAAGTTCAGAGAGATTCATGGAGTGAAATGA